Genomic window (Paenibacillus sp. 37):
GCATGGCTGAAGCTACAGTCATTCCTGTCAGAATGGCAAAGGCAAACGATAAACCTCTCACCTGAACGCCCCCAATGGAAGCTGTCTCTTCATCAAAGGTAAAGTTATACAACGGTCTTCGGAGCAGGATGAAAAAAAGCAAACCTATGACACATACTCCGGCCATCATCCACAACTGCATATCGCTAACCGCGACAATAGATCCAAATAAGTATGAACTGAATGTCTTGGACAGATTGGTTTTGAGACTCATCAACACCACAGCAAGAGCCAGCCCTGAAGTCATGATGATCGCCACAGGTACCTCGCTGTAGGTTCGGTAACTTCGCCGAAGTTGTTCAACCAGTAATGCACCAATAATTGCAATCGCGAATCCGCAGATCACCGGGTTAAGATTCATGACCGAACCGAGCGCAACCCCTGCGAGTGAGACATGGGATAACGTGTCTGCCATAAGGACCTGCCGCCTGAGCATCAGATATACCCCGAGAATTGGAGCGATGACTCCAATCAGTCCACCTGCCCAGAAGGCACGTTGCATGAATTCGTATTCAAACACTGCCATTCCTCACTTTCTTGCCGCTCCAAAGTAATCGTTCGATCCAATCGATCTCCCATCTCTTCCAGTCCGTGAGTAACCATAATAATCGTTAACCCATGAACATCAGCATAGTGGCGCATCAGATTGTAAAACCCTTCACGGCTGTGGCGGTCCATTCCCGTTGTTGGCTCATCCAGTACCAGAACCTGCGGTTGCCCAGCCATAGCTCTTGCAATACAGATCCGTTGCTTTTGTCCACCGGACAGCTCACCGACACGTGTATTCCGATATTCCCACATGCCAACTTCCCGCAGACTGCGTTCAACGATGGCATCCTGCTCTGCTGTGAAGCTGCGGAATAGTCCCAGCCTGGTGTAACATCCTGACCGAACAAGTTCAATCACCGTACTGGGAAATCCACTATTGAACGATGCAACCTGCTGGGGCACGTAACCGATATTGAACTTGTTCCCACGTTTCAACTGCGGATTCATATGTATCGTGCCGCTCCAGGGCTTCAATAGCCCTAGCAGCAGCTTTAACAGGGTCGTTTTGGCAGAACCATTGGGACCTGTGATGCCTATGAACTCTCCCACATGGATATCCAGCGACAGTTGATCAATGACCGGCTCTTTGCCATATCCAAATACAACATCACGCATGGATGATAGAATCATGCCAATCCCTCTTTTCGTAAATATTACGATTTAAAAACAACAAAAAAATTTTATCTGGTTTCCCGGTGGATCGTCATTTTCTTCAAACGTGGGGAGTATTTCTTCATCTCAAGTCTCTCCGGATGGTTCCGTTTGTTCTTGGTTGTTGTGTAGTTGCGGTCCCCGCACTCGGTGCAAGCTAAGGTTACAATGACTCTCATGGTTGTTGCCTCCTCTTATTTAATCGTAATTATTACTATTTAATGATAGTAGCCTATGCCTTTTCTTTTGTCAACTCCATATCTGCGAAAGTAAAATTTTGTATGCACATTATAATTACATATGATATACTGCTTTGGTATCATTATACTTTACCTACGGAGGAACTAGATGAAGATCAAAAAATCAACTTTTATTGGGTCATTGGTAGCATGCAGTTTGGCTTTCGGTGCCCTCGGTGTAGCAGCTTCAAACGGAATTCAAGATATTGAAGCAGCACTCGACAGCAACATTAGCTTTAAAGTAAACGGTTTGTCTTGGACACCCAAGAATGAAGCCGGAGACAAACTGAATGCACTGGTATATGACGGTGATGTTTACCTGCCTGTAAGTACCACAGCAGAAGCGCTGGGAGCCAACGTATCTCTGAATGTTAGCAACAAAGTTGTAAGTATCACTAATTCAGGTAGCGGTAAGTCAAGCAGTTCGAGTAGTAATAACAGCAGTACAGGTACCAAAGGTTCTGAAGATTCAAGTAAACCAAGTAGTTCAAGTAACTCAAGCACTTCTGGCTCAATCAAGATGACTGGAACTGACGCTCAGATGATAGTCAAATTGCAAAAAGAATCTTTAACATTGATCAAAATGTATGGTAAAGCACTTAAAACAGGAAGCACTAGTGAATTTGATAAATACATAGATGCTAAAGTTATTGAAAATCCCGAGATCGACATTTTTGATCTGGGTAAGCAATCCCAGAAAGATAAATTTAAGACTACAGTCAAAGGTATCATTGCAGCAAATGATAAAAAAACGCTGACTAAATATGCTGATCAGTTGATTAATGTGAAATCAGCTGATTTTAAAGTGATTGCAATGAATGACAAAACCAAAACAAGACACAGTTACAAAGCCATTTATTATCCACAAGGATGGACAGGTTCCTATGGAGTGTACCTTACCTTTGTGTTTAGTCCGCAAAAAAGTGGCAACGGTGATTTTTATCTTGGCGATTTGTACTTTAGCTAAAGTCCTTAATACATTATAATCATTGATCTTCAGGGGCATTATTGCACTTGAAGATCTTTTCTTTTCACTTCAACTCCACGCTGGAAAAGGATCTTTCAGTTCACGCCGGTTCATCCCCATTTCCTCCTCCGTAAGAAGAGTCTCATCCAATGTACGTTCAATCTCTACCCGATCCATATCAATGCCGATAAATACTAATTTGGTTACACGGTCACTCCACTCATCATCCCAGTCTGGTATGCTTGGCAGCGTGTCGCCAAAATGAAGTTGCCTTTCCTCCTCACTCATCGCACCTACCCATATTCCTGCGGGCGCAAGCTGCTTTGATGTGCCTGCATGACTGAAAGAGATCGCCATATGGTTCCTTGTTGCCAGCCACATC
Coding sequences:
- a CDS encoding metal ABC transporter ATP-binding protein; this encodes MILSSMRDVVFGYGKEPVIDQLSLDIHVGEFIGITGPNGSAKTTLLKLLLGLLKPWSGTIHMNPQLKRGNKFNIGYVPQQVASFNSGFPSTVIELVRSGCYTRLGLFRSFTAEQDAIVERSLREVGMWEYRNTRVGELSGGQKQRICIARAMAGQPQVLVLDEPTTGMDRHSREGFYNLMRHYADVHGLTIIMVTHGLEEMGDRLDRTITLERQESEEWQCLNTNSCNVPSGQVD
- a CDS encoding stalk domain-containing protein, producing the protein MKIKKSTFIGSLVACSLAFGALGVAASNGIQDIEAALDSNISFKVNGLSWTPKNEAGDKLNALVYDGDVYLPVSTTAEALGANVSLNVSNKVVSITNSGSGKSSSSSSNNSSTGTKGSEDSSKPSSSSNSSTSGSIKMTGTDAQMIVKLQKESLTLIKMYGKALKTGSTSEFDKYIDAKVIENPEIDIFDLGKQSQKDKFKTTVKGIIAANDKKTLTKYADQLINVKSADFKVIAMNDKTKTRHSYKAIYYPQGWTGSYGVYLTFVFSPQKSGNGDFYLGDLYFS
- a CDS encoding metal ABC transporter permease, whose translation is MAVFEYEFMQRAFWAGGLIGVIAPILGVYLMLRRQVLMADTLSHVSLAGVALGSVMNLNPVICGFAIAIIGALLVEQLRRSYRTYSEVPVAIIMTSGLALAVVLMSLKTNLSKTFSSYLFGSIVAVSDMQLWMMAGVCVIGLLFFILLRRPLYNFTFDEETASIGGVQVRGLSFAFAILTGMTVASAMPIVGVLLVSALIVLPAALALRVSRSFTAAIIVAVITGLIGIFSGLTTSYHLNTPPGGTIALILLVILLTGISAQKLIARYNRKRHRKETKSQHVILINHSRRNTPHEIQ
- the rpmG gene encoding 50S ribosomal protein L33, coding for MRVIVTLACTECGDRNYTTTKNKRNHPERLEMKKYSPRLKKMTIHRETR